ACGAAGTCGAAGCAGAATTCGACGAGATCACCGAAATTTTGCTTTCGCATGAGATCGCCGTCAACCGTATGGCAACGACAGGTATCTTGCCGCTCGACAAAGCCGAAGCGCTCGAAGTCGTCGGTGTCGGCGGTCGTGCCAGCGGCAGACGTACCGACAGTCGTATCGGTCAGCCGTACGATGCGTACGCAGAGCTTCCGCCGCAGCTTATCACCGACGAACACGGTGACGTCATGGCACGTATCACCGTTCGTGTGAGTGAAGCCAAAGAAGCGATGAAGCTCATTCGCGAAGCCGTCTTGAAACTGCCCGCAGGCGACATCTATGCACCTGTCGGCAATATCGAGGCAGGCACGTTCGGCATCGGCTGGTCGGAATCGGCACGCGGTGAGAACTGCCACTTCGTCATGGTCGGTGCAGAAAACACCGTCTACCGTTACCGTATCCGCTCGGCGGCGTACAGCAACTGGCCTGCTGTCGCACTTGCCGTACCGGGCAACATCGTACCGGACTTCCCGCTCATCAATAAGAGCTTTGAATTATGTTATGCGTGCTGTGATCGCTAAGGAAAGGGGAATGAAAGATGCTTGAAACGATACTCAAGATTTGGAAAACAGGCACCGTCGCGCCGAAACGCTCGCTCCCCGAACCGCAGGGAGCAAGACGCGGCACGATCGATTTCGACGGCACATCCTGCCTTGTCTGCGGCAACTGCGAACACGCTTGCCCGACAGGTGCTATCCGCATCGGCGGTGCGCCGAGAAATGCCATGATGGAAATACAATACGACAAATGTTTGTTCTGCGGTGTGTGCGTTGCGACTTGCAGTAACCAAGCGCTCCTTCAGACGAACGAACTCAGAATAGCGGCAAGAACGCGCGACGAACTGCGCGTCAGAAAGGGGAGTGCACAGTGAACAAGAGCCAAGGCGAAGAACTGAAAAAAGCCATCAACAAACTGTACGGCGGTTCGCTCCATATCCGCCACGTAGACACAGGTTCCTGCAACGGCTGTGACTTCGAAATGGGTCAGCTCGGCAGTCCCGTCTACGACCTCGCCCAATACGGCGTCAACTTTGTAGCCTCTCCGCGTCATGCCGATATGCTCATGGTCACGGGCGGTTGTGTCCGCCAGCTGACCAAAGCCTTGTACGACACGTATGAAGCGACACCCGAACCGCGCCTCGTCGTAGCAGTCGGAGCGTGTGCTTCGAGCGGCGGCTTGTTCGGCTCGTCGTATGCAGGGGGCGGCGGTGTCGATCGCCATATCCCCGTAGATGTCTATATCCCCGGTTGTCCGCCCTCACCCGATGCGTTGATCGCGGGTATCCTGAAAGCCATAGGTAGAGAGAAGGAGATTTGAAATGAAACAAGAGATAGCAAAATTTGAAGCAGACTTTTTCAAAGCCTTGGGTCATCCGCTTCGTATCCGTATCTTGGCGGTATTGGCACAAGGCGAGCGCACCGTCAACGAGATACAGACCTTGACGGAGAGCGAAGGCTCTGCTGTCAGCCA
This genomic stretch from Selenomonadales bacterium harbors:
- a CDS encoding 4Fe-4S dicluster domain-containing protein, with protein sequence MLETILKIWKTGTVAPKRSLPEPQGARRGTIDFDGTSCLVCGNCEHACPTGAIRIGGAPRNAMMEIQYDKCLFCGVCVATCSNQALLQTNELRIAARTRDELRVRKGSAQ
- the nuoB gene encoding NADH-quinone oxidoreductase subunit NuoB, with the translated sequence MNKSQGEELKKAINKLYGGSLHIRHVDTGSCNGCDFEMGQLGSPVYDLAQYGVNFVASPRHADMLMVTGGCVRQLTKALYDTYEATPEPRLVVAVGACASSGGLFGSSYAGGGGVDRHIPVDVYIPGCPPSPDALIAGILKAIGREKEI